A genomic window from Lepisosteus oculatus isolate fLepOcu1 chromosome 27, fLepOcu1.hap2, whole genome shotgun sequence includes:
- the tmem147 gene encoding BOS complex subunit TMEM147, with the protein MTLFHFGNCFALAYFPYFITYKCSGLSEYNAFWRCVQAGATYLFVQLCKMLFLATFFPTWEGGTGVYDFVGEFMKATVDLADLLGLHLVMSRNAGKGEYKIMVAAMGWATAELVMSRCIPLWVGARGIEFDWKYIQMSFDSNISLVHYIAMAAVVWMFTRYDLPKSFRLPVAVLLGLSVYKAFLMELFVHLFALGSWTALLVKAVLTGAISLCSLFLFITLVHSN; encoded by the exons ATGACGTTGTTCCATTTTGGAAATTGCTTCGCTCTGGCGTATTTTCCCTACTTCATCACCTACAAGTGCAGCGGACT GTCCGAGTATAATGCTTTCTGGAGATGTGTGCAGGCAGGGGCCACTTACCTGTTTGTACAGCTCTGTAAG ATGCTGTTCCTGGCCACGTTCTTCCCCACTTGGGAAGGGGGCACTGGTGTGTATGACTTCGTCGGG GAGTTCATGAAGGCCACAGTGGACCTGGCCGACCTGCTGGGACTCCACCTTGTGATGTCCAGGAATGCTGGGAAGGGGGAGTACAAAATCATGGTGGCGGCCATGGGCTGGGCCACTGCCGAACTGGTCATGTCCAG GTGTATTCCCCTCTGGGTTGGCGCTCGCGGGATCGAGTTCGACTGGAAGTACATTCAGATGAGCTTCGACTCCAACATCAGCCTG GTGCACTACATCGCCATGGCCGCAGTGGTGTGGATGTTCACTCGCTATGACCTGCCCAAGAGCTTCAGGCTCCCCGTGGCTGTGTTGCTGGGCCTGTCCGTCTACAAGGCCTTCCTGATGGA GCTGTTTGTCCACCTGTTTGCTCTGGGCAGCTGGACGGCTCTGCTGGTGAAGGCCGTGCTAACCGGGGCCATCTCTCtgtgctctctcttcctcttcaTCACCCTGGTCCACAGCAACTGA
- the gapdhs gene encoding glyceraldehyde-3-phosphate dehydrogenase 2: MSDLCVGINGFGRIGRLVLRACLQKGIKVTAINDPFIDLQYMVYMFKYDSTHGRYSGDVRAEGGKLVVDDHVISVFQCMKPAEIPWGNCGALYVVESTGVFLSIEKASAHLQGGAKRVVVSAPSPDAPMFVMGVNEDKYDPSSMTIVSNASCTTNCLAPLAKVIHDNFGIDEALMTTVHAYTATQKTVDGPSAKAWRDGRGAHQNIIPASTGAAKAVGKVIPELNGKLTGMAFRVPVADVSVVDLTCRLSRSASYAEIKEAVKKASEGPLKGILGYTEDSVVSSDFVGDTHSSIFDAGAGISLNDNFVKLISWYDNEFGYSTRVADLLTYMHSKE, from the exons ATGTCAGACTTGTGTGTTGGAATCAATGG GTTCGGCCGTATCGGCCGCCTGGTCCTCAGGGCGTGCCTGCAGAAGGGCATCAAGGTGACGGCCATCAACGACCCCTTCATCGACCTCCAGTACATG GTCTACATGTTCAAGTACGACTCCACTCACGGCCGCTACTCTGGGGACGTGCGTGCTGAGGGCGGGAAGCTGGTGGTGGACGACCACGTCATCTCTGTCTTCCAGTG TATGAAGCCTGCAGAGATCCCCTGGGGCAACTGCGGAGCCCTGTACGTGGTGGAGTCGACCGGAGTCTTCCTCAGCATCGAGAAGGCTTCT GCTCACCTGCAGGGCGGCGCCAAGCGCGTGGTGGTGTCTGCTCCCTCCCCTGACGCCCCCATGTTCGTGATGGGCGTCAACGAGGACAAATACGACCCTTCCAGCATGACCATCGTCAG CAACGCCTCCTGCACCACGAACTGCCTGGCGCCCCTGGCCAAGGTCATCCACGACAACTTCGGCATCGATGAGGCGCTCATG ACCACGGTGCACGCCTACACCGCGACCCAGAAGACCGTGGACGGCCCCTCGGCCAAAGCCTGGCGTGACGGCAGAGGTGCCCACCAGAACATCATCCCAGCATCCACTGGGGCTGCCAAGGCTGTGGGCAAGGTCATCCCTGAGCTCAACGG GAAGCTGACCGGCATGGCGTTCCGCGTCCCCGTGGCCGACGTGTCCGTGGTCGACCTGACCTGCCGCCTGTCCCGTTCCGCCAGCTATGCTGAGATCAAGGAGGCCGTGAAGAAGGCGTCCGAGGGCCCCCTGAAGGGCATCCTGGGATACACCGAGGACTCG GTCGTCTCCTCAGACTTCGTTGGAGACACGCACTCCTCCATCTTCGACGCCGGCGCCGGCATCTCCCTGAACGACAACTTCGTCAAGCTCATTTCCTG GTATGACAATGAGTTTGGCTACAGCACCCGTGTGGCTGATCTGCTGACCTACATGCATTCCAAGGAGTAA